The Paenibacillus spongiae nucleotide sequence AAGCGGACGAGCTGGACGCTTTGGGTGTTTCTGTCATATGCGGAGGGCATCCGGATTCGCTTATTACGAAGGATACGGCGCTAGTCGTCAAGAATCCGGGCATCCCATATACGGCTGCTCCCGTTAAACGGGCGATGGAGCTGGGGCTCGACGTGGTGACGGAAGTGGAGGTCGCCTACTGGCTGTCGCCGGCTCCGATTATCGGCATCACCGGCTCGAACGGCAAGACGACAACGACGACTTGGATCGGCGAACTGCTCGATTCGGCCCAGCTGAGGCCGATCGTAGCAGGCAATATCGGCACGCCTCTATGCGAAGCGGCCCAAACAGCGGAACCGGGCGATTGGATCGTTGCCGAGCTGAGCTCCTTCCAGCTGAAAGGAACGCAGTCGTTCCGTCCGCGCGTGGCGCTGCTGCTCAATATCGCGGAGACGCATTTGGATTACCATGATGGAATCGAAGATTACATCGCATCCAAGGAGAAGCTGTTTGCGAATCAGACAGAGGAAGACACGGCCGTGCTGAACGCCGACGACCCGGTCTGCCGCGAGCTGATGGACAAAGGGACGATCCGGGCTAAGATCCTGCCGTTCTCCACGACTCAGGAGCTCTCGCAGGGCATCTTCATATCGCCGCCGTTTCCGACCGATCTGACGGAGCCTGACGGCGAGGTTCTGCGGCAGATCGTGTGGAAGAAACAAGACGGCGTGACGCAGACGATAATGCCTGTGAACGAGCTGGGCCTTCCAGGGCGTCACAATGCCGCCAACGCACTAGCTGCGATAGCGGCTTGCATCGCTGCGGGCGCCGATCCGAAGTCGCTGCTGCAGCCGCTTCGCGATTTCAACGGCGTCGAGGATCGGCTGGAGTTCGTCTGTGAACGAAAAGGGGTCAAATATTACAACGACTCTAAAGCGACCAATTCGGTCGCAACCATCATAGCGCTTCGTTCGTTTCCCGGCCGGATCGTCCTGATTGCCGGCGGACGCGACCGAGGTTTGGATTTCATGGAGCTGGTGCCGCATATGCGCGATCAGGTGAAAGGGATCGTAACCATCGGCGAAACCCGCGAGAAGCTGGCGGCCGTGGCGAGGCTGGCAGGTTTATCGGCGGTGAAAATCGTCGAACCTGTGGAGGACGCCGAAGCGACGCTGCATCTAGCGGTGCGCGAAGCCGCCTCCATTGCCGAGCCTGGCGATATCGTTCTGTTATCCCCGGCCTGTGCGAGCTGGGATATGTTTAAGTCTTACGAGCAGCGGGGGCGCATTTTTAAGCAATCGGCGCATACGTTGTAAGTAGGGGGCTCGTCCCTACTTACCGATGCAGAGGTGTTTGCGCTATGGTTAAAGCCAGGTCCGCTCCGGATGTCTGGATGATCGTCTCGATTTTTCTTATTCTCGCCATCGGACTTGTTATGGTGTACAGCGCGAGCGCCGTGCTCGCGTTCCACGAGTTCGGAGATAAGTTCTACTACGTCAAGCGGCAGCTGCTGTTTGCCGCGCTTGGCATCGGGGCGATGTTTGTCACGATGAATGCCGACTATTGGGTGTGGAAGAAATGGTCGAAGGCCGGCCTGATTGCCTGCTTCGTCCTGCTTGTGCTCGTGCTCGTTCCCGGGATCGGCGTCGTGCGCGGCGGAGCGAGAAGCTGGCTGGGGATCAGCTCGTTCGGCATTCAGCCGTCCGAGTTCATGAAGCTGGCCATGGTCATCTTCCTGGCCAAGCTGCTCTCCGAGAGGCAGCAGACGGTAACGCTCTTTCTGAAAGGTCTGCTGCCGCCGCTCGGCATCCTCGGCGTGGCCTTCGGCATGATTATGCTGCAGCCCGATCTGGGCAGCGGCGCCGTTATGGTAGGCGCGTCCATGCTCGTCATCTATACGGCA carries:
- the murD gene encoding UDP-N-acetylmuramoyl-L-alanine--D-glutamate ligase: MNDPKSYKDRQVVVLGLARSGVSVAKLFHKLGALVTVNDQQERHLCPEADELDALGVSVICGGHPDSLITKDTALVVKNPGIPYTAAPVKRAMELGLDVVTEVEVAYWLSPAPIIGITGSNGKTTTTTWIGELLDSAQLRPIVAGNIGTPLCEAAQTAEPGDWIVAELSSFQLKGTQSFRPRVALLLNIAETHLDYHDGIEDYIASKEKLFANQTEEDTAVLNADDPVCRELMDKGTIRAKILPFSTTQELSQGIFISPPFPTDLTEPDGEVLRQIVWKKQDGVTQTIMPVNELGLPGRHNAANALAAIAACIAAGADPKSLLQPLRDFNGVEDRLEFVCERKGVKYYNDSKATNSVATIIALRSFPGRIVLIAGGRDRGLDFMELVPHMRDQVKGIVTIGETREKLAAVARLAGLSAVKIVEPVEDAEATLHLAVREAASIAEPGDIVLLSPACASWDMFKSYEQRGRIFKQSAHTL